The following proteins are co-located in the Paralichthys olivaceus isolate ysfri-2021 chromosome 2, ASM2471397v2, whole genome shotgun sequence genome:
- the slc4a8 gene encoding electroneutral sodium bicarbonate exchanger 1, with the protein MPVNDPESILSYQRPDEEVVVDQGGTSSVLNIHYEKEELEGHRTLFVGVRMPKQGHRHHKAHGSRHRKRERRAGSSSTQQSEGSETTPSSHDTPSQRVQFILGSEEDAEHVAHELFTELDEICVKDGKDAEWKETARWLKFEEDVEDGGERWSKPYVATLSLHSLFELRSCLINGSVLLDMHADSIEEIADMVLDHQEASHELDDSVRIKVREALLKRHHHQNEKKKNLIPIVRSITEGTRKQSEPHLTATSPQPPPATESVKNGAGQDSAQPVDLSKVDMHFMKKIPEGAEASNVLVGELDFLERPIVAFVRLSPAVLLTGLTEVPIPTRFLFILLGPDGKAQQYHEIGRSMATIMTDEIFHDVAYKAKDRGDLLAGIDEFLDQVTVLPPGEWDPSIRIEPPKNVPSQEKRKQPGVPNGTACQVEEELHAEHHGPELQRTGRLFGGLILDIKRKVPFYLSDYKDGLNLQCVASFLFLYCACMSPVITFGGLLGEATEGRISAIESLLGASMTGVAYSLFAGQPLTILGSTGPVLVFEKILFKFCKDYGLSYLSLRTCIGLWTALLCLVLVATDASSLVCYITRFTEEAFAALICLIFIYEALEKLCHLGEIYPFNTHSDLDKLTLAYCRCAEPDNPSNKTLELWSDKNITASNVSWANLTVKECNNLQGHFVGTACGHHGPYTPDVLFWSTILFFSTFFMSAFLKQFKTSRYFPTKVRSMISDFAVFLTIVFMVLLDYVIGVPSQKLKVPSKFQPTRDDRGWLINPIGRNPWWTVLAASIPALLCTILIFMDQQITAVIINRKEHKLLKGCGYHLDLLMVGLMLAVCSIMGLPWFVAATVLSISHVNSLKLESESSAPGEQPRFLGIREQRLTGLVIFLLMGCSVFMTGALQYIPMPVLYGVFLYMGASSLKGIQFFDRLKLFGMPAKHQPDFIYLRHVPLRKVHMFTLTQLTCLVLLWVIKTSPAAIVFPMMVLALVFVRKLLDLCFSKRELSYLDDLMPEWKKKNLDDASKKIEEESQVMLSAKQEDTSTVQIQMESSKSAQTIKAHDPRCDPSDINISDEMSKTTVWKSLNSNQRDSRPVAAKKD; encoded by the exons ATGCCCGTCAACGATCCAGAGAGCATACTGAGCTACCAG AGGCCGGATGAGGAGGTGGTGGTAGACCAGGGAGGTACGAGCTCTGTGCTGAACATCCACTATGAGAAGGAGGAACTAGAAG gccACAGGACTCTGTTTGTGGGGGTGCGGATGCCCAAGCAGGGCCATCGTCACCACAAGGCCCATGGATCTCGCCACcgaaagagagaaagacgggCAGGAAGTAGCTCAACACAGCAAAGCGAGGGATCTGAGACAACCCCGTCCAGCCATG ATACGCCGTCCCAGAGGGTCCAGTTCATCCTGGGCTCAGAAGAAGACGCTGAACATGTGGCTCATGAACTGTTCACCGAGCTGGATGAGATCTGTGTAAAGGATGGCAAGGACGCTGAGTGGAAAGAAACAGCCAG GTGGCTGAAGTTTGAGGAAGACGTGGAGGACGgcggcgagaggtggagcaagCCCTATGTTGCGACTCTCTCCCTCCACAGCCTGTTTGAGCTCCGCAGTTGCCTCATCAACGGCAGCGTGTTGCTTGACATGCATGCTGACAGCATCGAGGAAATTGCCG ACATGGTGCTGGACCACCAGGAGGCGTCCCACGAGCTGGACGACAGCGTGAGAATAAAGGTGCGCGAGGCTCTGCTGAAGAGACACCACCACCAgaacgagaagaagaagaacctgATTCCTATCGTTCGCTCCATCACAGAGGGAACCCGCAAACAGTCAGAGCCCCATCTGACAG CCACGTCTCCACAGCCTCCTCCAGCTACAGAATCAGTTAAGAACGGTGCTGGACAGGACAGCGCTCAACCGGTCGACCTCAGCAAG GTGGACATGCACTTCATGAAGAAGATCCCAGAGGGGGCAGAGGCCTCCAATGTGTTGGTGGGAGAGCTGGACTTCCTCGAGAGGCCCATCGTGGCCTTTGTCCGCCTCTCTCCTGCCGTTCTGCTCACTGGCCTCACTGAGGTGCCCATACCTACCAG GTTCCTCTTCATTCTCCTGGGCCCGGATGGAAAGGCTCAGCAGTACCATGAAATTGGACGCTCAATGGCGACCATCATGACAGACGAG ATCTTCCATGATGTAGCGTACAAGGCGAAGGACAGAGGTGACCTGCTTGCTGGAATAGATGAATTCCTGGACCAGGTGACTGTCCTGCCGCCAGGAGAGTGGGACCCCTCCATCCGCATCGAGCCACCTAAGAATGTCCCCTCTCAG gagaagagaaagCAGCCAGGAGTCCCTAACGGTACAGCCTGCCAGGTAGAGGAAGAACTACATGCTGAGCACCATGggccagagctgcagagaactGGGAG GTTGTTTGGCGGTCTGATCCTGGACATCAAGAGAAAAGTTCCTTTCTATCTGAGTGACTATAAGGATGGACTGAACCTCCAGTGTGTggcctcttttctcttcctctactGTGCCTGCATGTCTCCTGTTATCACCTTTGGAGGACTGTTAGGGGAGGCGACAGAGGGACGCATT AGTGCAATAGAGTCCTTACTTGGTGCATCTATGACTGGAGTGGCATACTCACTCTTTGCTGGTCAGCCTCTCACCATTCTGGGCAGCACAGGTCCTGTACTGGTGTTTGAGAAAATCCTCTTCAAGTTCTGCAA GGACTATGGCCTGTCCTATCTGTCACTGAGGACCTGCATAGGCCTGTGGACAGCCCTCCTGTGCTTGGTGTTGGTTGCCACGGATGCTAGCTCTCTGGTGTGCTACATCACTCGGTTCACAGAGGAGGCCTTCGCCGCCCTTATCTGCCTCATCTTCATCTACGAGGCCTTGGAGAAGCTATGCCACCTGGGAGAAATCTACccctttaacacacacagcGATTTGGACAAACTCACACTGGCATA ctGCAGGTGTGCAGAACCTGATAATCCCAGTAATAAAACATTAGAGCTGTGGAGTGACAAAAACATCACAGCGTCTAATGTATCCTGGGCCAACCTCACTGTCAAG GAGTGTAACAATCTGCAGGGTCACTTTGTTGGGACGGCATGTGGCCACCATGGCCCTTACACCCCAGATGTTCTCTTCTGGTCCACCATTTTGTTCTTCTCAACCTTCTTCATGTCGGCCTTTCTCAAACAATTCAAGACAAGTCGTTATTTCCCCACCAAG GTGCGGTCCATGATCAGTGACTTTGCAGTGTTCCTTACCATTGTCTTCATGGTTCTGCTTGACTATGTCATTGGAGTACCATCCCAGAAGTTGAAGGTGCCCAGCAAATTCCAG CCCACCAGAGATGATCGAGGTTGGCTGATTAATCCAATAGGACGTAACCCATGGTGGACGGTACTGGCTGCCTCCATTCCTGCTCTCCTTTGCaccatcctcatcttcatgGACCAGCAGATCACTGCTGTCATCATCAACCGCAAAGAGCACAAACTACTG AAGGGCTGTGGGTACCACCTGGACTTGTTGATGGTGGGGCTGATGCTGGCAGTGTGCTCCATCATGGGCTTGCCCTGGTTCGTAGCAGCCACTGTCCTGTCCATTTCTCACGTCAACAGCCTGAAGCTCGAGTCAGAGAGCTCGGCTCCCGGGGAGCAGCCTCGCTTCCTGGGCATTAGAGAGCAGAGACTCACAGGCCTCGTCATCTTCCTGCTCATGGGCTGCTCTGTGTTCATGACCGGAGCCCTGCAG tACATTCCTATGCCAGTCTTGTATGGGGTTTTCCTTTACATGGGAGCCTCTTCATTAAAAGGCATCCAG TTCTTTGACCGCCTGAAGCTGTTCGGCATGCCAGCGAAGCACCAGCCAGACTTCATCTACCTGCGCCACGTCCCCCTGAGGAAGGTGCACATGTTCACGCTCACCCAGCTCACCTGTCTGGTGCTGCTCTGGGTCATCAAGACTTCGCCCGCTGCTATCGTCTTCCCCATGATG GTGCTGGCTCTGGTTTTTGTGCGCAAACTGCTGGACTTGTGCTTCTCTAAGCGAGAGCTGAGTTACCTGGATGATTTGATGCCCGAATGGAAGAAAAAGAATCTTGACGATGCCTCCAAAAAGATAGAAGAG GAATCACAGGTGATGCTCAGTGCGAAGCAGGAAGATACATCTACAGTTCAGATTCAGATGGAGAGCAGCAAGTCTGCTCAGACCATAAAGGCACATGATCCCAG GTGTGACCCCTCTGACATTAATATATCCGATGAAATGTCTAAAACCACCGTGTGGAAATCCCTCAACTCCAATCAAAGGGACTCTCGTCCTGTGGCTGCTAAGAAG GATTGA